One Granulicella sp. 5B5 DNA window includes the following coding sequences:
- a CDS encoding DinB family protein: protein MSLKRTSLFMALSLCSAIAVQSSAQGPTHKSLYNDGVAHVQSAPAMPSGPVDPAKSMDAAVSSLEKLWTGAASAMPADKYSFAPSAAIFVPSQAVKYDGVRTYAQIVTHTIQANYRYFSIIGGIKPDVDVKAIGELKSKDDILKALADTFAFAHKAVANVTTANAFDAVPGRPGSNATRVTAFAGAIAHAEDEYGQAVEYLRMNAIIPPASAPREP from the coding sequence ATGTCCCTCAAGCGCACCAGCCTCTTTATGGCACTGTCTCTGTGCAGTGCCATCGCCGTGCAATCCAGCGCACAAGGTCCCACACACAAATCGCTCTACAACGACGGAGTGGCCCACGTGCAGTCCGCACCCGCCATGCCCTCAGGCCCCGTCGACCCCGCCAAGTCCATGGACGCCGCCGTCTCCTCGCTCGAAAAGCTCTGGACCGGCGCCGCCTCTGCCATGCCCGCCGACAAGTACAGCTTCGCCCCCTCGGCGGCCATCTTCGTCCCCTCGCAGGCCGTCAAGTACGACGGCGTCCGCACCTACGCGCAGATCGTCACGCACACCATCCAGGCCAACTACCGTTACTTCTCCATCATCGGAGGCATCAAGCCTGACGTCGACGTCAAAGCCATCGGCGAGCTCAAATCCAAGGACGACATCCTCAAAGCCCTCGCCGACACCTTCGCCTTCGCCCACAAAGCCGTCGCCAACGTCACCACCGCCAACGCGTTTGACGCCGTCCCCGGCCGCCCCGGCTCCAACGCCACCCGCGTCACCGCCTTCGCCGGAGCCATCGCCCACGCCGAAGACGAGTACGGCCAGGCCGTCGAGTACCTCCGCATGAACGCCATCATCCCCCCAGCCAGCGCCCCCCGCGAGCCCTAG
- a CDS encoding sigma-70 family RNA polymerase sigma factor, which produces MGGEELMGEGLAGANLTRAEQDRFIAEAMERDEPKLRRFIRRRVLDTADAEDVLQDVFYELIQAYRMLKPAEQVTAWLYRVARNRIVDLFRRKKTVSLNEPAGASSTEHDAPSLEDLLPSADAGPEAVYARELLFEAVDEALEELPENQREVFIAHEFMGKSFKELSEETGVGVNTLLSQKRYAVLHLRKRLQEMKDEFDS; this is translated from the coding sequence ATGGGCGGCGAAGAGCTGATGGGCGAGGGACTGGCTGGCGCGAATTTGACGCGAGCAGAACAGGACCGGTTCATTGCAGAGGCGATGGAGCGGGACGAACCGAAGCTGCGGAGGTTTATCCGCAGGCGGGTACTGGATACGGCGGATGCGGAGGACGTGCTGCAGGACGTCTTCTATGAGCTGATCCAGGCGTACCGGATGCTAAAGCCCGCGGAGCAGGTGACGGCGTGGCTGTACCGGGTGGCGCGGAACCGGATCGTCGACCTGTTTCGGCGGAAGAAGACGGTGTCGTTGAATGAGCCGGCGGGCGCGTCGAGCACGGAGCATGATGCACCATCGCTGGAGGACCTGCTGCCTTCAGCCGATGCGGGGCCGGAGGCGGTGTATGCGCGGGAGCTGCTGTTCGAGGCTGTCGACGAGGCGTTGGAGGAGCTGCCGGAGAACCAGCGTGAGGTGTTTATCGCGCATGAGTTTATGGGCAAGAGCTTCAAGGAGTTGAGCGAAGAGACGGGCGTGGGTGTGAATACGCTGCTCTCGCAGAAGAGGTATGCGGTGCTGCATCTGCGGAAGCGGCTGCAGGAGATGAAGGACGAGTTCGATAGCTGA
- a CDS encoding type II toxin-antitoxin system RelE/ParE family toxin — translation MSWIVEFLDEDVKVLFDSLPLDMRAHFQRIVELIQSHGLERVREPYVKHLEGALWEMRMKGRSGIARAVYVTAIGKRIVVVHVFTKKTQKTPRREIETALKRAKEVE, via the coding sequence ATGTCCTGGATCGTGGAGTTTCTTGATGAGGATGTGAAAGTTTTGTTTGACTCTCTGCCGCTGGACATGCGTGCTCATTTCCAACGAATCGTAGAACTCATTCAGTCGCATGGTCTCGAGCGCGTCCGCGAACCTTATGTAAAGCATCTCGAAGGAGCTCTATGGGAGATGCGCATGAAGGGAAGAAGCGGTATCGCTCGTGCCGTCTACGTGACCGCGATTGGCAAACGGATTGTCGTAGTACATGTCTTCACCAAGAAGACCCAGAAAACGCCCCGTCGCGAGATCGAAACAGCCCTCAAACGGGCAAAGGAGGTCGAATGA
- a CDS encoding helix-turn-helix transcriptional regulator → MKRKFIPVEDSFAQWKKDPKYAAAYDALEEEFAFASSLIKARTAADMTQAQVAEAMGTTQAVVARLESGRVRPSTRTLERFAKATHSRLRIIFEPQVRPARSRANTK, encoded by the coding sequence ATGAAGCGCAAGTTCATCCCTGTTGAAGACTCCTTCGCACAATGGAAGAAAGACCCTAAGTATGCGGCGGCCTACGATGCTTTGGAAGAAGAGTTCGCCTTCGCCTCGTCTCTTATCAAGGCTCGAACCGCAGCAGACATGACGCAGGCTCAGGTCGCCGAAGCCATGGGAACCACACAGGCCGTCGTGGCTCGCCTTGAAAGCGGAAGAGTCCGCCCATCGACTCGAACCTTGGAGCGATTTGCCAAAGCAACTCACTCCAGGCTCCGCATCATCTTCGAACCACAAGTTCGGCCCGCTCGCTCTCGAGCAAATACAAAATAA
- a CDS encoding FAD-dependent oxidoreductase: MITAQELESIPIFACLEENERQRFAERAADVKLAAGEWLVREGETAHFFVLLDGEMKVVKEILGQQQAIAEYKPGSFFGEIPVLLLAPSFASVKAKTHARVARFDPQLLFELIHTSEKCSAVILQTMTDRLSGVGEFVRETPSARVLIIGTQYDEDCREIRAFLSANRIPYEWIDQARDADRVPVCMLDRSGEPILSPAIVVDRESCVKVPTVRNVAEALGINTKPKQQEYDVVVVGAGPAGLAAGVYGASEGLKVLIVEKSACGGQAGTSSRIENYLGFPNGVSGDELADKALKQAQRFGAEIAMTRTVESMFLLENGRHCIELDGGDRVTSSAVVLATGVEWRRLDAEGVDQFRGRGVYYGASRDETVNIMGKKIFIVGGGNSAGQAAMYFSHYASDVIVLVRGEGLTLTMSQYLIDQLGKQKNIKISPYTEVIRAEGEDHLERVTFRKRVPGEAEVIVTKDVDALFVMIGAKANTAWLPKELQRNSAGYICTGRDLTTWREAARPAFPLETNLPGVFCAGDVRAESIKRVSSGVGEGSMAIAFVHQYLALESRG, encoded by the coding sequence ATGATTACGGCGCAGGAACTCGAGAGTATACCCATCTTTGCTTGTCTGGAAGAAAACGAGCGGCAGCGGTTTGCCGAGCGCGCGGCCGACGTGAAGCTGGCGGCGGGCGAGTGGCTGGTGCGTGAGGGGGAGACGGCCCACTTCTTTGTGCTGCTCGATGGAGAGATGAAGGTCGTCAAGGAGATCCTTGGGCAACAGCAGGCTATTGCCGAGTACAAGCCGGGTTCGTTCTTTGGGGAGATCCCGGTGTTGCTGCTGGCGCCTTCGTTTGCGTCGGTGAAGGCGAAGACTCACGCCCGTGTCGCCCGTTTTGATCCACAACTACTGTTTGAGCTGATCCATACCTCCGAGAAGTGCAGTGCCGTGATCCTGCAGACGATGACCGACCGTTTGAGTGGGGTGGGCGAGTTTGTGCGTGAGACGCCGTCGGCGCGGGTGCTGATTATTGGCACGCAGTATGACGAGGACTGTCGCGAGATTCGTGCGTTCCTGTCGGCGAACCGAATTCCGTATGAATGGATCGATCAGGCGCGCGACGCAGACCGCGTGCCGGTGTGCATGCTCGACCGCTCGGGTGAGCCGATTCTTTCTCCGGCGATTGTGGTGGACCGGGAAAGCTGCGTGAAGGTACCGACGGTGCGGAATGTGGCGGAGGCGCTGGGGATCAACACGAAGCCGAAGCAGCAGGAGTACGACGTGGTGGTGGTTGGCGCGGGGCCGGCGGGGCTGGCCGCGGGGGTGTATGGCGCGTCCGAAGGGTTGAAAGTGCTGATCGTGGAGAAGTCCGCGTGCGGCGGGCAGGCGGGGACGAGCTCGCGGATTGAGAACTACCTAGGGTTTCCGAATGGTGTGTCGGGCGATGAGCTGGCGGACAAGGCGTTGAAGCAGGCGCAGCGGTTTGGCGCGGAGATTGCGATGACGCGCACGGTGGAGTCGATGTTCCTGCTGGAGAACGGGCGGCACTGCATTGAGCTCGACGGCGGCGACCGGGTGACGTCAAGCGCGGTGGTGCTGGCGACGGGTGTTGAGTGGCGGAGGCTGGATGCGGAGGGCGTGGACCAGTTCCGTGGACGCGGCGTGTACTACGGCGCGTCGCGGGATGAGACGGTGAACATCATGGGCAAGAAGATCTTCATCGTGGGCGGCGGCAACTCGGCGGGGCAGGCGGCGATGTACTTTTCGCACTACGCGAGCGACGTGATTGTGCTGGTGCGCGGCGAAGGGCTGACGCTGACGATGTCGCAGTACCTGATTGACCAGCTTGGGAAGCAGAAGAACATCAAGATCTCACCGTACACGGAGGTGATCCGCGCCGAAGGTGAGGACCACCTGGAGCGGGTGACGTTCCGGAAGCGGGTGCCGGGCGAGGCGGAGGTGATCGTTACGAAAGATGTGGATGCGTTGTTCGTGATGATCGGTGCGAAGGCCAACACGGCGTGGCTGCCGAAGGAGCTACAGCGGAACAGTGCAGGGTACATCTGCACCGGGCGCGACCTGACGACGTGGCGAGAAGCGGCGCGGCCGGCGTTTCCGCTGGAGACGAACCTGCCGGGGGTCTTCTGCGCGGGCGATGTGCGGGCGGAGTCTATCAAGCGCGTGTCGAGCGGCGTGGGCGAGGGGAGTATGGCGATCGCGTTTGTTCACCAGTACCTGGCGTTGGAGAGCAGGGGATAG
- a CDS encoding B12-binding domain-containing radical SAM protein → MKLVPIREASTGLAPLPPDVAAITRRILCVFPRYTKSFGTFNNAYPLLGVKAFMPPQGLLTIAAYLPKHWEVRFIDENVAPARKRDFAWADAVFVSGMHIQRNAINSINARAHALNKPTALGGPSVSGCAEYYPDFDYLHIGELGDATNQLIAAIARSTQRPATQQVFTTAERLKLSDFPTPAYDLAGMYNYFLANVQFSSGCPYRCEFCDIPELYGQNPRLKTPEQILKELDAIVAGGAVGAVYFVDDNFVGNRKAAKELLPHLIEWQKKNKYPLEFACEATLNIVRSPDLLEMMREASFWTIFCGIETPETDALKAMSKQQNNEIPLLEAVQTLNSYGIEVVSGMIMGLDTDTYQTPDRILEFVEASKIPVLTINLLEALPRTPLYRRLQDEGRLIEDATGRESNVDFKLPYNDVVAMWRRTFSTAFAPEAIYRRFAYNQQHTYPNRIAIPPAGKISLANIYRGFSTLAKLMVRVGIFSNYRKIFWRMAWPCLKQLDIEDVIHVSLVAHHMISYAREAEAGFQSAAFYSPNVEHAT, encoded by the coding sequence ATGAAACTCGTCCCTATTCGCGAAGCATCGACTGGACTTGCCCCGCTGCCGCCTGATGTCGCAGCCATCACGCGCCGCATCCTCTGCGTCTTCCCTCGCTACACCAAGAGCTTCGGCACCTTCAACAACGCCTACCCGCTGCTCGGCGTCAAGGCCTTCATGCCCCCGCAGGGACTGCTCACCATCGCAGCCTATCTCCCAAAGCACTGGGAAGTCCGCTTCATCGACGAGAACGTCGCTCCCGCCCGCAAGCGCGACTTCGCCTGGGCCGACGCCGTCTTCGTCAGCGGCATGCACATCCAGCGCAACGCCATCAACTCGATCAACGCGCGCGCCCACGCTCTCAACAAGCCCACCGCACTCGGCGGCCCCTCCGTTTCTGGCTGCGCAGAGTACTACCCCGACTTCGACTACCTCCACATCGGCGAGCTCGGAGACGCCACCAACCAGCTCATCGCCGCCATCGCACGCAGCACCCAGCGCCCCGCAACCCAGCAGGTCTTCACCACTGCCGAGCGCCTCAAGCTCTCTGACTTCCCCACCCCGGCCTACGATCTCGCCGGCATGTACAACTACTTCCTCGCCAACGTCCAGTTCTCCTCCGGCTGCCCCTACCGCTGCGAGTTCTGCGACATCCCCGAGCTCTACGGCCAGAACCCACGCCTCAAAACACCCGAGCAGATTCTAAAAGAATTGGACGCCATCGTCGCCGGCGGCGCAGTCGGCGCAGTCTACTTCGTCGACGACAACTTCGTCGGCAACCGCAAGGCTGCCAAAGAACTCCTGCCCCACCTCATCGAGTGGCAGAAGAAAAACAAATATCCCCTCGAGTTCGCCTGCGAAGCCACCCTCAACATCGTCCGCTCCCCCGACCTCCTGGAGATGATGCGCGAAGCCAGCTTCTGGACCATCTTCTGCGGCATCGAGACGCCCGAAACCGACGCCCTCAAAGCCATGTCCAAGCAGCAAAACAACGAGATCCCGCTCCTTGAAGCCGTGCAGACGCTCAACAGCTACGGCATCGAAGTCGTCAGCGGCATGATCATGGGCCTCGACACCGACACCTACCAAACCCCCGACCGCATCCTCGAATTCGTCGAAGCCTCGAAGATCCCCGTCCTCACCATCAACCTGCTCGAAGCCCTGCCGCGCACCCCACTCTACCGCCGCCTGCAGGACGAAGGCCGCCTCATCGAAGACGCAACAGGCCGCGAATCGAATGTTGACTTCAAGCTTCCCTACAACGACGTCGTAGCGATGTGGCGCCGCACCTTCTCAACCGCCTTCGCACCCGAGGCCATCTACCGCCGCTTCGCCTACAACCAGCAGCACACCTACCCCAACCGCATCGCCATCCCGCCCGCGGGAAAAATCAGCCTCGCGAACATCTACCGCGGCTTCAGTACCCTCGCCAAGCTCATGGTCCGCGTCGGCATCTTCTCCAACTACCGCAAGATCTTCTGGAGGATGGCATGGCCCTGCCTCAAGCAACTCGACATCGAAGACGTCATCCACGTCTCCCTCGTCGCGCACCACATGATCAGCTACGCCCGCGAGGCCGAAGCCGGCTTCCAGAGCGCCGCCTTCTACTCCCCCAACGTAGAACACGCCACCTGA
- a CDS encoding alpha-amylase family glycosyl hydrolase, with product MEFHISQSIRERLDLDDLLFSFTGNVVFANVAASRKLAQKLNTMLDAEANPEKTVNAGALFAMGLIDELSHALVAKYRRERDPAVMAEGLRWLQQSAPKGEAEKLLLRFTQEFPTVAVYRGELSAEKWLQGSTEGRSNREIAFEEMLLLWLANSNPAFAPFKVLFEDDSLKKQTVYKGVTTELPQFFATRPPMDSKIGTLLDALIAPMKAAPDSLTAQLDFIGEHWAPYLGDELKRVLLAIDVLREEELAVWMRFHPAGPDRHRHGAPGFGGEGFVGDEFVGFESEWITGADGVRRRRYAHDYQAPLNEYEAFSADQAWMPTAVLIAKSTYVWLEQLSKKYLRHIHRLDQIPDEELQILADRGITGLWLIGLWERSRASKTIKRLRGNRDAVASAYSLKDYLIAEDLGGEQAYEDLRWRASRVGLRLASDMVPNHMGLDSDWVIEHPDWFLWRHDSPYPAYSFEGPDLSTDSRVEIKIEDHYYDQTDAAVVYRLRHYRDGQTRFVYHGNDGTMFAWNDTAQLDYSKAEVREHVMQVILNVARRFPIIRFDAAMVLAKRHVQRLWFPLPGAGGSIPSRAEYAISDEQFNELMPHEFWREVVDRVAVEVPGTLLLAEAFWLLESYFVRTLGMHRVYNSAFMNMLRDEENAKYRSYLKKTVEFDPEILKRYVNFMSNPDERTAIDQFGSGDKYFGTSVLLATLPGLPMFGHGQIEGYTERYGMDFKVARLDEHPNNDLIGRHNYLIAPLLKNRKLWAESENFLLYDFWTGYGHVDENVFAYSNMYEGQRGVILYNNRYESTHGTIRTSVGYLEKHTGNFRQKDLGDGLRLPGEPWMVMAYRDTVQGLEFLRRASDLREHGLTVELRGYQHMVLVEWRALQPTEAYPWDRLCDALNGSGVYSVDDALTELRLQPLVEALHAVINEANIQSFVKAALAKAASAPAVEAKSAEVVKASAVEADAVVDDVVKVTPAPVLEPGLVAFVESVRGFRETAMRLARPEVLEDGSSVWAMECSTGAKGESCAAMAAAALQLPELVMKFPEALQSAARAMLPCQGMHGHAAQMWAPVLAWIAVRALPSPAAALAVYDELRLRHALAEVFSAVGETGEQVWREAAQVRVLLLMSTYKSCSEAVASSAFWSDGDVRWLTGVQETGEVETVDLDTVVKVERFEREKLEAFVCWLKLPALLAASESCSAQASERTKAANEVTAIAANVTYAAKVAKYEVRRFLEQMALGARSPKRNVVEEDDAASVVADEPV from the coding sequence ATGGAATTTCACATCTCCCAATCGATCCGCGAACGGCTGGATCTGGATGACCTTCTCTTCAGCTTCACGGGGAACGTGGTGTTTGCGAACGTGGCCGCGAGCCGCAAGCTGGCGCAGAAGCTGAATACGATGCTGGACGCAGAGGCGAATCCGGAGAAGACGGTGAATGCGGGGGCGCTGTTCGCGATGGGGCTGATTGATGAGCTGAGTCATGCGCTGGTGGCGAAGTACCGGAGAGAGCGTGACCCGGCGGTGATGGCGGAGGGGCTACGGTGGCTGCAACAGAGCGCTCCGAAGGGTGAGGCGGAGAAACTGCTGCTGCGGTTTACGCAGGAGTTTCCGACGGTGGCGGTGTATCGCGGCGAGTTGAGTGCGGAGAAGTGGCTGCAGGGATCGACGGAAGGGCGGTCGAACCGCGAGATTGCGTTTGAAGAGATGCTGCTGCTGTGGCTGGCGAACAGCAATCCTGCGTTTGCGCCGTTCAAGGTGCTGTTTGAGGATGACTCGCTGAAGAAGCAGACGGTGTACAAGGGCGTGACGACAGAGCTGCCGCAGTTCTTTGCGACGCGGCCGCCGATGGACTCGAAGATCGGGACGCTGCTGGACGCGCTGATTGCGCCGATGAAGGCGGCACCGGATTCGTTGACGGCGCAGCTGGATTTTATTGGCGAGCACTGGGCTCCGTACCTGGGCGATGAGTTGAAGCGCGTGCTGCTGGCGATCGATGTGCTGCGCGAAGAGGAGCTGGCTGTCTGGATGCGGTTTCATCCGGCGGGGCCGGACCGGCATCGGCATGGAGCGCCGGGGTTTGGAGGGGAGGGGTTTGTCGGCGATGAGTTTGTGGGGTTCGAGAGTGAGTGGATAACAGGTGCGGATGGTGTGCGACGTCGGCGGTATGCGCATGACTACCAGGCTCCGCTGAATGAGTATGAGGCGTTCAGCGCGGACCAGGCGTGGATGCCGACGGCGGTGCTGATCGCGAAGAGCACGTATGTGTGGCTGGAGCAGCTGTCGAAGAAGTATCTGCGGCACATTCACCGGCTGGACCAGATTCCGGATGAAGAGCTGCAGATACTTGCGGACCGCGGGATTACGGGGTTGTGGCTGATCGGGTTGTGGGAGCGGAGCCGGGCTTCGAAGACGATCAAGCGGCTGCGTGGGAACAGAGATGCGGTGGCTTCAGCCTACTCGCTGAAGGATTATTTGATTGCGGAGGACCTGGGTGGCGAGCAGGCGTATGAAGACCTGCGCTGGAGGGCTTCGCGCGTGGGGCTGCGGCTGGCGAGCGATATGGTGCCGAACCACATGGGACTGGATTCGGATTGGGTGATTGAGCATCCGGACTGGTTTTTGTGGAGGCATGACAGTCCGTACCCGGCTTACAGCTTTGAGGGGCCGGACCTGTCGACGGACAGCCGGGTGGAGATCAAGATCGAGGACCACTACTACGACCAGACGGATGCGGCGGTGGTGTATCGGCTGCGGCATTATCGCGATGGGCAGACGCGGTTTGTGTATCACGGCAACGATGGGACGATGTTTGCGTGGAACGATACGGCGCAGCTGGACTACTCGAAGGCCGAGGTGCGCGAGCATGTGATGCAGGTGATTTTGAATGTGGCGCGGCGGTTTCCGATCATCCGGTTTGATGCCGCGATGGTGCTGGCGAAGCGGCATGTGCAGCGTCTGTGGTTTCCGCTGCCGGGTGCGGGTGGGTCGATTCCTTCGCGCGCGGAGTATGCGATTTCAGACGAGCAGTTCAATGAGCTGATGCCGCATGAGTTCTGGCGCGAGGTGGTGGACCGCGTTGCTGTGGAAGTGCCGGGTACGTTGTTGCTGGCGGAGGCGTTCTGGCTGCTGGAGAGCTACTTTGTGCGCACGCTGGGGATGCATCGGGTGTATAACTCGGCGTTTATGAATATGCTGCGCGATGAGGAGAATGCGAAGTATCGGAGCTATCTGAAGAAGACGGTTGAGTTCGATCCGGAGATCCTGAAGCGGTATGTGAACTTTATGAGCAACCCGGATGAGCGGACGGCGATCGACCAGTTCGGGTCGGGCGACAAGTACTTTGGGACAAGTGTGCTGCTGGCGACGCTGCCGGGGCTGCCGATGTTTGGGCATGGGCAGATTGAGGGTTATACCGAACGCTATGGCATGGACTTCAAGGTGGCACGGCTGGATGAGCATCCGAACAACGATCTGATTGGGCGGCACAACTACCTGATTGCGCCGCTGCTGAAGAACCGCAAGCTGTGGGCGGAGAGTGAGAACTTTTTGCTGTACGACTTCTGGACAGGGTATGGGCATGTGGACGAGAACGTGTTTGCGTACTCGAACATGTATGAGGGGCAGCGTGGGGTGATTCTGTACAACAACCGGTACGAGTCGACGCATGGGACGATTCGTACGTCGGTGGGATACCTGGAGAAGCATACGGGGAACTTCCGGCAGAAGGACCTGGGCGATGGGTTGCGGCTTCCGGGCGAGCCGTGGATGGTGATGGCGTATCGCGATACGGTGCAGGGGCTGGAGTTTCTGCGGCGCGCGAGCGATCTGCGCGAGCATGGGTTGACGGTGGAACTGCGTGGATATCAGCACATGGTGCTGGTGGAGTGGCGGGCGCTGCAGCCGACGGAGGCGTATCCGTGGGATAGGTTGTGCGATGCACTGAATGGTTCGGGTGTGTACAGCGTAGATGATGCATTGACCGAGCTTCGGCTGCAGCCGCTGGTGGAGGCGCTCCATGCGGTGATCAATGAGGCGAATATTCAGTCGTTCGTGAAGGCCGCGCTGGCGAAGGCGGCGAGTGCGCCGGCGGTGGAAGCGAAGTCTGCGGAGGTTGTGAAGGCTTCTGCCGTTGAAGCCGATGCGGTTGTTGACGATGTGGTGAAGGTGACTCCTGCGCCTGTTCTGGAGCCGGGGCTGGTGGCGTTTGTGGAGAGCGTGCGCGGGTTCCGCGAGACGGCGATGCGGCTGGCGCGGCCCGAGGTGCTGGAGGATGGCTCGTCTGTGTGGGCGATGGAGTGCAGCACGGGAGCCAAGGGTGAGAGCTGCGCTGCGATGGCTGCGGCGGCGCTGCAACTGCCGGAGCTGGTGATGAAGTTTCCTGAGGCGCTGCAGAGCGCGGCGCGGGCCATGCTGCCTTGCCAGGGGATGCATGGGCACGCGGCGCAGATGTGGGCGCCCGTGCTGGCGTGGATCGCGGTGCGGGCGCTACCTTCACCGGCGGCTGCGTTGGCGGTCTATGACGAGTTGCGGCTGCGTCATGCGCTGGCAGAGGTGTTCTCCGCCGTGGGCGAGACGGGCGAACAGGTGTGGCGCGAAGCGGCGCAGGTGCGCGTGCTGTTGCTGATGAGCACGTACAAGTCGTGTTCGGAGGCGGTGGCTTCGAGTGCGTTCTGGAGTGATGGCGATGTGCGGTGGCTGACGGGCGTGCAGGAGACAGGCGAGGTGGAGACCGTCGATCTCGATACGGTGGTAAAGGTGGAGCGGTTCGAGCGCGAGAAGCTGGAGGCGTTTGTGTGCTGGCTGAAGCTACCAGCTCTGTTGGCTGCTTCGGAGAGCTGCTCGGCGCAGGCTTCGGAGCGGACGAAGGCGGCGAATGAGGTTACAGCCATCGCTGCGAATGTGACGTATGCGGCGAAGGTTGCGAAGTATGAAGTACGGCGGTTTCTGGAGCAGATGGCGCTGGGAGCACGGTCACCGAAGCGCAATGTGGTCGAAGAGGATGATGCCGCGTCGGTGGTCGCGGATGAGCCGGTTTAG
- the pgi gene encoding glucose-6-phosphate isomerase yields the protein MPDQVAPLSQRPAWKALTAHAATLKPQHLRDLFKSDPARGTRLTAEAEGIFLDYSKNRVTDDTLKLLIELAEQSGLKPHIEAMFTGQKINITENRAVLHVALRAPASESIKVDGEDVVPEVHKVLNKMAAFADQVRSGKWLGYTDKPIKNIVNIGIGGSDLGPVMAYEALKHYSQRDLTFRFVSNVDGTDFVEAVHDLDPEETLFLVASKTFTTLETMTNAHSARSWTLAKLKQTEAIARHFVAISTNDKEVAKFGIDTANMFGFWDWVGGRYSMDSAIGLSTMIAIGPDNFRKLLAGFHAMDVHFRTTPFEKNLPVLMGLLTVWYTDFFDAQTVAILPYEQYLKRFPAYLQQLTMESNGKHVTLDGTHVDADTGPIYWGEPGTNGQHSFYQLIHQGTRLIPCDFIGFSKAVNPLGRHHDMLMANVFAQAEALAFGKTAEEVKAEGVPDALVPHKVFEGNRPSNVLLANELTPEMLGKLVALYEHNVFTQGVIWSIDSFDQWGVELGKVLATKILGEIESPTAPAPTAHDTSTTNLINRYRATK from the coding sequence ATGCCCGATCAAGTCGCTCCCCTCTCCCAGCGCCCTGCCTGGAAAGCCCTCACCGCGCACGCCGCAACCCTCAAGCCCCAGCACCTCCGCGACCTCTTCAAGTCCGACCCTGCCCGCGGCACACGCCTCACCGCCGAGGCCGAAGGCATCTTCCTCGACTACTCCAAGAACCGCGTTACCGACGACACCCTCAAGCTCCTCATCGAGCTAGCCGAGCAATCCGGCCTCAAGCCCCACATCGAGGCCATGTTCACCGGCCAGAAGATCAACATCACCGAGAACCGCGCCGTCCTCCACGTCGCCCTCCGTGCCCCCGCATCTGAATCCATCAAGGTCGACGGTGAAGACGTCGTCCCCGAAGTCCACAAGGTCCTCAACAAGATGGCCGCCTTCGCCGACCAGGTCCGCTCCGGCAAGTGGCTCGGCTACACCGACAAACCCATCAAAAACATCGTCAACATCGGCATCGGCGGCTCCGACCTCGGCCCTGTCATGGCCTACGAAGCGCTCAAGCACTACTCGCAGCGCGATCTCACCTTCCGCTTCGTCTCCAACGTGGACGGCACCGACTTCGTCGAAGCCGTCCACGACCTCGACCCCGAGGAAACGCTCTTCCTCGTAGCCTCCAAGACCTTCACCACCCTCGAGACCATGACCAACGCGCACTCCGCGCGTTCCTGGACGCTCGCCAAGCTCAAGCAGACCGAGGCCATCGCCCGCCACTTCGTTGCCATCTCCACCAACGACAAGGAAGTCGCCAAGTTCGGCATCGACACCGCCAACATGTTCGGCTTCTGGGACTGGGTCGGCGGCCGTTACTCCATGGACTCCGCCATCGGCCTCTCCACCATGATCGCCATCGGCCCGGACAACTTCCGCAAGCTCCTCGCCGGCTTCCACGCCATGGACGTCCACTTCCGCACCACGCCCTTCGAGAAGAACCTGCCCGTCCTCATGGGTCTGCTCACCGTCTGGTACACCGACTTCTTCGACGCCCAGACCGTCGCCATCCTTCCCTACGAGCAGTACCTCAAGCGCTTCCCCGCCTACCTCCAGCAGCTCACCATGGAGTCCAACGGCAAGCACGTCACCCTCGACGGCACCCACGTCGACGCCGACACCGGCCCCATCTACTGGGGCGAGCCCGGCACCAACGGCCAGCACAGCTTCTACCAGCTCATCCACCAGGGCACCCGCCTCATCCCCTGCGACTTCATCGGCTTCAGCAAGGCCGTCAACCCGCTCGGACGCCACCACGACATGCTGATGGCCAACGTCTTCGCCCAGGCCGAAGCCCTCGCCTTCGGCAAGACCGCCGAAGAAGTAAAGGCCGAAGGCGTCCCCGACGCCCTCGTCCCGCACAAGGTCTTCGAAGGCAACCGCCCCTCGAACGTCCTACTCGCCAACGAGCTCACCCCCGAGATGCTCGGCAAACTCGTAGCCCTCTACGAGCACAACGTCTTCACCCAGGGCGTCATCTGGTCCATCGACTCCTTCGACCAGTGGGGCGTCGAGCTAGGCAAGGTCCTCGCTACCAAAATCCTCGGCGAAATCGAATCCCCAACCGCCCCCGCACCCACCGCCCACGACACCTCCACCACCAACCTCATCAACCGCTACCGCGCCACCAAATAG